The Dehalococcoidia bacterium genome has a segment encoding these proteins:
- a CDS encoding SipW-dependent-type signal peptide-containing protein, with amino-acid sequence MRRILFPLLVIGLAGGLFTLGSGAFFSDVETDTGNTITAGTADLVIGSTVSSCDYAGVAPGQALSACAITLNMAGSLNDLHLDVEVHVTQVADTCTTENCNGAANLSAADIAVTACSFAGGSCPFGAVATLADIVAAGCVALDADSAANEDGRVLSLTFQVSSSIANNTQGDGLSIDFHFGLSQQTDASPSRCHPVGAT; translated from the coding sequence ATGCGCAGGATCTTATTCCCACTGCTGGTCATTGGCCTCGCCGGCGGCCTGTTCACCCTCGGCTCCGGGGCGTTTTTCTCGGACGTCGAGACGGATACCGGTAACACGATCACCGCTGGCACTGCCGACCTCGTCATCGGCTCCACGGTGTCCTCATGCGATTATGCGGGGGTCGCTCCCGGCCAGGCGCTGTCCGCCTGTGCCATCACGCTGAACATGGCCGGCTCCCTCAACGACCTGCACCTCGACGTCGAGGTTCACGTCACGCAGGTCGCGGATACGTGCACGACGGAGAACTGCAACGGGGCTGCCAACCTGAGCGCGGCGGACATCGCCGTCACGGCATGCTCGTTCGCCGGCGGGAGCTGCCCCTTCGGCGCCGTCGCCACGCTGGCAGATATCGTCGCGGCAGGCTGTGTCGCTCTCGACGCCGACTCCGCCGCGAACGAAGACGGCCGCGTGCTCTCGCTGACCTTCCAGGTCTCGAGCAGCATCGCCAACAACACCCAGGGCGACGGTCTCAGCATCGACTTCCACTTCGGGCTGAGCCAGCAGACCGACGCCTCGCCCAGCCGCTGCCACCCGGTTGGGGCGACCTAG